CGGAAGTCCTTGATCCTAGCCCCATTGTTCTGATATTTATGTTGTTTATTGGTTAGTGTGGTTCACCAGTTTTTTCCTTCGCCAACACGAAAAAAAAGTGTGATTTCAAGTTGCCGGATCCGGTGCGGTGCTCTGCATGTGCCATGCGGTTTGCACGGGTCCATATACATGCTGCAATTAAGAAATGGAGATCAGTATGGAAATCAAAAGAATCGGAGTTATAGGCGCGGGGCTCATGGGTGCAGGCATCGCTCAAGTGGCGGCCCAAAGTGGGTTCGACGTTACCCTTATGGATGTGGAGACCAGATTCCTGGACAAAGGACTATCCACTATAGAGAAAAACCTCAAGCGCACCGTCGAGAAGGGCAAACTTAGCCAACCAGATGCGGACGCCATTCGAGGGAGGATACATGGCGTACTGTCTCTGGCCGAGGCAGCTAACGGAGTTGACGTCATAATCGAAGCCGTCATTGAAAAAATGGCACTCAAGAAAGACGTGTACAGTGAGCTGGATCAGCATGCTCCGGCTCATGCGATCTTCGCCAGCAATACTTCCGCATTGAGTGTTACGGAAATGGCCGCAGTCACCACCAGGCCGGAAAAATTCATCGGGATGCATTTTTTCAATCCGGTGCCGGTCATGAAACTGGTGGAAGTGATTAGCGGAATAGCCACAAGCAACGAAACGGTAGCGGCGATTAAAGAGCTTTCCAACAAGATGGGAAAGACTGCCATTGAGGTGCAGGAAGCTCCTGGATTTGTCGTGAATCGTATCCTGGTGCCCATGATCACGGAGGCCATATTTGTGCTTCAGGAAGGGCTTGCCAGTGCTTCGGAAATCGATGAAGGCATGAAGCTGGGGGCGAACCATCCCATGGGACCGCTTGCTCTGGCAGATCTGGTGGGACTGGATACACTGCTTAATGTGCAACAGCACCTCTACGAAGAGTTCGGCGATCCCAAGTACAGACCGCCCGGATTGCTCAAGAAGATGGTAAGGGCAGGCAGATTGGGCCGGAAATCAGGACGAGGCTTCTACGATTACGGTTCGTAAAAGGACGACAGTCATTGAGATAGAAATATCTAAACTGCAGCGGCTTTCGAGTCCGGAAGAATGCCGCTCTCCCCGAGAAGGATATTAACTGGAGGAACTATGCAGCAGAAGGAAAGGTTCGGGTTGACAGAAGAAGAACAGATGCTTCGGGACATGGTCCGGCGGCTTGCCAAAGAAAAGATAGCTGCTGGAGCCGAAGAACGAGATAGGGTAGGCGAATATCCGTACGACATGCTGGAGCTTATGAAGGAAAACGGCCTCATGGGCGTCGATTTTCCCGAGAAATACGACGGCATGGAGGCAGGCCTGCTGGCCCACTGCATCGTCGTTGAGGAACTGGCGAAAGTGGACGCTTCCGTGGCTTTGATCCCGTCCTGCCAGGAACTCGGGAGTCTTCCCATCATTCTTGCCGGAAATCATGAGCAAAAAGAGAAATACCTGAAACCTCTGTCCACAGGTGAAACGTTAGCTGCATTCGGTCTTACAGAGGCAAAAGGGGGGTCGGACGTAGCCGCTCTGAGAACTCGTGCTGTACGCAAAGGGGACAAGTACATCATTAACGGCACAAAGACTTTCATTACCAATGGTGGTGTTGCCGACACCTATTCCGTTTACGCGATCACCGATCCGGATTTGCCTTCTCACAAGGGAGCCAGCGTGTTCATCATGGAAAAAGGGATGCCTGGTTTCACCGTAGGCAAGAAAGAACACAAATTGGGTATTCGCTGTTCGGATACCAGGGAGTTGATTTTCGAGGACGTTGAAGTGCCCGTAGAAAACCGACTGGGGGAAGAAGGAGAAGGTTTTCACATCATGATGAAAACGCTGGATTTCTCCCGCCCGTCCGTTGCAGCTCAGGCGCTTGGTATCGCCGCCGGAGCCTTCGAGTATGCCACGCAGTACGCGAAAGAGCGGGAGACCTTCGGGAAGCCGATCATTCGGCATCAGGCTATTGCCTTCAAGCTTGCCGACATGGCCATGAAGATAACAGCAGCCCGGCAGCTTTTGTACAAAACCTGCGATCTCTTACAGGCACATGTGGGAAAGGATCTCTCCCGAGTTCCTGCCGAAATCATCCGCCATTCCTCTATGTCAAAAGCATTCTGCTCCGACACCGCAATGGCCACGACCATTGAAGCCGTACAAGTGCTCGGCGGATACGGCTACATCTCGGAATACCCCGTTGAACGCATGATGCGGGACGCCAAGATCACCCAGATCTACGAAGGCACTAACGAGATACAGAGGATCGTGATAGCATCGACGTTGTAGAAAAATCTTCAATGTGGGGGGCCTTACTGCCCCCCACTTCTTCACTTTGCGATTCTTACTGCAATTCAAAATCTGAATCGCAGTGTTATATCTGCGATGCACATATTGGTAAATCGGCTGTAGGAGCTATTGGCTCACCGGCAAACGACTAATGTGGTCTCAATTGTTTATCGCTAATAACCCTTGTCGTTTTAGCGCTCATACTTGGATGTAACCTGATCTTTTTTCCTTATTTTTCTATTTCCTTCCTTGCACACTACTTAACTCAATGCCTAGCAAACACCCTCACAAAGCAACTTCGATAACGCTGCTCCTTTTAATCCACCAATTGCAGCCGCTGCAACGGTTGGTGTAATTCCAAATTTAGCTGCTATGTACGATGCCGCAGCCCCCGACGAAGCTATTGATGGTGCTAAGGCAACACAGGCAGCCGTAATAGCCGCTGACAATCCCATATTGATTGCAACACATCTAGCGCATTTCCATCGATCGAATGGGCTTTCAACACCTATGGAGGGGATTTCTCCTCCAAAAAGCTGTTTTAATTCTCTCTCATAAACCTCGTCTGGAGGAAACATAGATTCTAATTCCGACACAGCTTGGTCGAGTTCTTCCGGTTTTCCGAACGCCTGAAAAGGTCTTTCTTCCATTGTCTCCAGAAGCATTTTTCTAAAATCCATTTAAGAAACCTCCCGTAGAGAAAAGATTAGACTTAATTCGTGCAAGACACGAATTCTTAGTGACCCCGAATTTCTTAAAACTAAGAATTCTTCTAGTCAAAGAAACTCCTTTAATATTTCCGCTACCTTGGAACTCGAAACAGCCCAGTTGCCCTCAAGATATATCCCTCCAAAATGCAAACCGACTGCTTTTCCACTATTTATATCGAGAACAACTGATCCCGAGTTTCCTCCTAATGTTGAACAATCATGCTTCAAAATTGAGTCTTGATCAGACAAAGAAATTTTTCCAGGAGCCAGGCGTTTCACATCATAAATACTGCCAAAAATGCGTTCCATTTCTTCAAAATCACTTCTGCTGTCCTTAGCAGGATATCCAATTACAACAACATCTGTTCCGTTTTTGGGTGCTTTATCGGCCAATTCTATTGGAGTGAGTTTTTCATCGGAGTCAATTACTACTTGCAGCAAGGCGATATCGTAGTCATTATTAGAAACATACAAAATCTTGGAAATATCTAATTCAATTTGATCTGGAAGATTGTACTCTTCGCGCATATCTATCCAAGCCTTCATTTCACGATTTCTAAAATTTCGGCGAAAAACGAAGTCCTCACCATTTCTTACCGAGAACTCCTCGGCAATATGACGATTTGTCACTATTATGTTCTCCGCCACAAACCAACCAGTACCTAGCCATTGATATCTCGGATGTTCTCGAAGTTCGATTCTTCCGACAGAACTGATGGCTTTTTCAATTGTGGGACGGTTTGCCTCTAATTTGGAATTCCATTCTGACGACAGAGGTAATTCATACGTGCCATGTCGTATTTTCAGAACCGGCCTCCCTACTAGAAGTACTATCTGTTCCAAAGTTAAATTTGCTGGCAATTCCTTATCAAAATCACCTCTTTTCAGCAGCTCGTAAACCTCTTCAATTTTGTTTCCAAATATCTCTTTTAGCTCTCCAGATCTGAGGCTTCTTATTATGTCATTAATCATACTCGGCTCAGCCAATATTTCACGAACTAACCTTTTCATTGCAAAAACTCCTTTCCACAGCTTTTTTGTGACAGTCTGCGTTAATCATTACACTTCTTAACAACGGCAAATCTTACAGAAAATCGAGGACCTGAAAGAATCTGTGGTTATGACAAGCTTGAACCGGATGACAAACAGATTTTGGACATTAAAAAAGATCGGCCAGTTACTCTCGCCCTAACGCCTCCCCCGACACATCATTAATCCGATACCTGCCAATATAATCTGGCTCTCAGCCACTTTCTTTGCTTCCGCTGTATACCCTCCGGAAGCAATTCGCCATTTTTCTCGATTCCTACTTCTCTTTATTCGCTCACTTCGCCCTTAACTTTTCGTTCAAATAGGTTTTCTCAACCGCAATACTGTACGTCTTTAGCGCCCAATGATTGAAAGGGTTTCACGCTTAACCGCTTCCCAAGACTGTCACGATCCACAACCGGATGCTTCTTCAGTCTGATTGCCTCGTTCTGTACTGACCTAAATTGTCCCTTCATATTCCCCCATCCCAAAAGGCATTTAGTTTGATTATTGCTCCTTCTTTTTCAGGACGTATAAAGACAAATTACCCGCTAACATCTGGGGCTCTGGAGACAGCGCTGTAAATAATTTGATCGTATGGCATGGCTGATGAATATCCCCACCAAGTGAAGCATCCAACATAATTTCTTGGCCCGATCAGCGGTATTATCGAGCATCGGAGACAGCCTTTTGCAGTGTGATCAAATTCATCGCACTGCCAGGAATTAGACTTCGCAGCAAGATTTTAGCGTACACTTTTGCATAAAGAAATTAGAAGTCAATTTCTAAAATTGGGTATTGTTGGTGGTATAATTTTAGCCTCTCGCATATTTGAGACAGTCACTGATGAATACTTTGCAATACTATCTAATTTGGAATGAAGTAAACTGATTGGATAAAAGAAAGGATCGGTTTGGCGCGTATCTCAAACTATCGAGTGGATAGACAGATCAGTTCCCTTATGAATGATGATTCCACCCATTTCTGTCACTTTTTTGCAGGACACATCCAGCCCGATAGTGAGCACCGTCCAAATTTAAACGTGTCCACCTCAGTAAATGCGTATGAACTCCGGCGGTTATCTCTGTGTGGACACCAGATACCTCTTCTGGCTATATGGGGTATTATCCAATAGAAGAAAAAGCACTGTATGATGAAGTGCGCTAAGAAATTCTGAGGGAGGGATACCCCGCAGAAGGTGTCTAGGTTGCAGTTAAATGACCCCCGGCAAAGCCGGGGGCATATTCCTGTTAGCCCCTCAAAGGGGCATGTTCATGTGACAAACCGGTTGCTGTAAAATGGGGTAGGATGGCGTATGAAATTGTTCGTGATAAAGAAAAACTCGCAGACGGAAAATTTGAGTGCGAATTCAAAGCAATTCTTGATGCTGACGATTCGGAATGGTGCGGATACTTCGCCCTGGAAATGCTGTGTTTTGGATGATATTTGGATTGCTCGCTTGTACGGGCACTTAGTTTGACGCTGCGACAAACAGAGAGGCGTACATAATCGCTTCTCTGTTGTTCTTTGGCCCAGGTAAAACCGGACTCTCTAATCCCTCCTCAGAGTAAAATCTCCATGTCGCTCAGCTATGTAGAGTAAGAACACGATCTTTCCACAATGCGGTGCTTGCCCGCGAGTGCCGCTCCGTGTATGATAGCTGACTCAAAATTCGTAGAAATCCGAGATAACCATGAGCCAAAGCTGGGTACCCATATCGACCATTCTGAAGACCGCTCCCAAACTCCTGGAACGGCCTGCGTACGCGAAAAACGTGACAATGATCCAGGTGGACAAGTTCCTCCGAAACATCTTCCCCCGTGCCGAGGAAGGCACAGCTCAGCAGATCCGCCAATGCAGCATCAGAATTACGGATTTGTGCAACCTCCGATGCCACACCTGCGGGCAATGGGGAGACCACGGATTCCTCAGGTCGTGTTCCATTAAAGAATTGAGAAGCCGTGAAGTGACCCCGGAACGGTACATAGAATTGCTCCATGACCTGAAATCCCACGGCCACACCCCGTCAGTCTATCTATGGGGTGGGGAACCCATGCTGTACAAAGGGTCCGTGGAAATCATAGAAGAAGCCGCGCGTCTTGGAATGGCACCGAGTATTGCCACAAACGGAACAGGGCTTTCGGAGCAGGCGGAGCGTCTCGTAGACGCGCCCATGTTCGTGGTGCAGATCAGTGTGGACGGTCCGGATGCGGCAACTCACAATGCGAGTCGGCCCGGTTCCAGCCCAAGCATCGATAATTTCGCGACTATTACGCGTGCAATCGACCGCATCACGGAACTGAGAAAAGATCGGAAGCAGCGCCTGCCTCTCATTGCTGCGCTCACCACAATCAACAACGTAAACTACAATCGTCTTGTGGATATTTATGAGGTATTCAAAGACAAGGTGGATGTGTGCGTGTTCTATCTCGCATGGTGGATTGATGAAGCATCAGCGGAAAAGCACACGAAAGATTTCGCTGAACGTTTCGGATTTCAACCTGAAAAGCATTTCGGTTGGATCGGGAGCTGGCGCCCACCGGACTATCAGGTGCTTTCGGATCAGCTAAAAAAGCTGAACGGCTATGCCGCCCGCTTTGACGGCCCTGCAGTAATCATTATGCCTCCACTCACGGAAGTCCCACAGTTGGAGCAATACTATACCGATCATGACAGCACATTCGGGTTCGATCGATGCGTTTCCATATTCAGTGCGGTGGAAATCAACTCCAACGGGGATATGTCCCCGTGCAGGGATTACCATGACTTTGTCGTGGGCAACGTGAAAGAGAACACCATAACAGAGCTGTGGAATTCCGAGCGCTATAAAGTTTTCCGGAAGAGTCTGTCAGAAAAAGGGCTCATGCCGGTGTGCACGCGATGTTGCGGACTCATGGGGTATTGATCCTCCAAGGCACCGATTATCTTGTGTTTCATTGTTTGGTCTGACTAACCGAAGCCTCGAAGGCACTATCCAATAGCAGTCGGCAGATTCTCTGTCTTTCACGCAAAGCAGCGCGATCGAGTTTGTTTTTGTATTCGCGTGTGCTGAAAGGAAATCTTTCAATGGATCCGTTCATGGGAAATCTCCCGGCAGATAACGGACCGGAGGGGGCGCGCGTTCCCGATAATCTTCCGGAGATCGTGGATGCTCATGTTCATCTGTTTCCGGATGAGCTCTTTGAAGCCATTTGGACCTGGTTCGACAATTTCGCCTGGCCGATCCGATACAAAATGCGGTCTGAGGAAGTTGTTGAGTTCATGCTGTCCAGAGGCGTACAACGCATAGTCGGGCTGCATTATGCTCATAGGCCCGGAATTGCTCGGGATTTGAACCTGTACATGGCTGGTCTGTGCAGAGAATATCCCGAAGTCATCGGCTCTGCCACTGTGTTTCCCGGAGAATCCGGAACCCGCGAAATATTGAAAAGTGCATTCGACATGGGATTATCCGCAGTGAAACTTCATGCTCACGTTCAATACTTTTCTCTCGATAGCCCGGGGATGCATGAGATCTACCAGGTCTGTGCCGAACACGGAAAGCCTCTGGTCATGCACGTAGGCAAGGCACCGAAGAACCCGGTGTTCCCATACAAGATCGACCCGGATGAGATCTGTGGGGCTAAACACGTGGAGCCCGTCCTGAGACAATATCCCGAACTCAAGGTTCTCGTGCCCCATCTGGGCGCAGATGAATTCGACCCGTTTCAGAGGCTTACCGAACAGTATGACAATCTGTGGCTTGACGTGGCGATGGCAATAGCCGATTATTTACCTGTAAAGACATTTCCGCAGCTTCAGGAAATGCGCCTTGACAGAATTTTGTACGGCACGGATTTTCCCCATCTGCCGTACGCTTGGGATAGGGAACTGAAATATATCTGTACGCTCGATCTTTCAGAAAAAGATCTTCAGGCTGTTCTTGGAGGCAATGCGCTGGGCCTCTTCTCCGGATGAATTATTCTCGGAGAACGGAGGGCTTCTGTCACCTCATGAGAGTGAATTCGCAAAGGGGGAGGTAATACCATGAGATATTTTGTATTTTTGGCCTGTCTTCTCGCAATATGGACCGTTGCGGTCGATGCTCAAGAGACCGAGTTGAAACATTATCCTCTGGATGATGTCTCAGGCCTTATTACGCAATCAGACGTCTCAATAGATAAAGATGTAACATCTGACGGTAAGGGGTCTCTCAAAGCAACAGCATCACAGCCCCGTGTAGTGCGCCTGTTCGAGACCGGAGATCTCGGGGTTGACAATGCTCGTCTCATTTACAGGGCTCGTCTCAAAACTGAAGACTTGAAGGGTCAGGCGTATCTCGAAATGTGGTGCCATTTTCCGGGAAAAGGAGAGTTCTTCTCACGAGGGCTGCAGAATCCCCTCTCGGGAACGAATAACTGGGTTACCGAAGAGACACCGTTCTTCTTACAAAAAGGTGAAAAACCGGACAATGTCAAACTCAATCTGGTCATCAACGGGACAGGAACAGTCTGGATTGATGATATACGAATCCTCAGGGCGCCTCTTAAATAACATGCAATGTTTTAGCTTCGGAACAATCTGAGCTTCTTTCCTGGAGTCGGGGAAATACTGTGACTCCAGGAGCACCCGCTAGTTTGTCTCGTCAGGTCTGCCCCTTTTGACTGCAATATGAACGTTTAGATTTCTGTGAACGATGAACTGTAGCCATGACGTGATTGTCTGCATCACTATCCACTGAATTTTTTGATGATTCCGGTTACGAACAGCAGCTTGCGAGGCCGGGAATCGCATTGCCGAATGGAAAGGAGCCACATGGGTAGGGTAATTTATAGAACGGTCGCTTGCATTGCCATAGTAACACTTCTTTCAGTCATTCTTTTCCCGATATGTTTTGTTGCGTATTCTTCTGATGAGGAAATTGCAGCTTCCGCGCTCCAGGGGGAGAAAAAGAATCAAAAAAAGCCTACGGATGCCGCTGCTCTTCCGGAAAAGATAGTATCCATACATACGGAAAAGATAGACGATACCGCCGCGAATCTCGAAAACTCGGTTAATGGCGCAAAGAAGTTTGCCACTTCTATTTTGGGCAATTGGATAAACAAGCCGGTGATCTTCGGGATTACTCTCTGGAAAGTGGCGGCTATGGCCGTGATAATCGTCTGCGTGATCATAGTTCAAGCTCTTGCGCGAACAATGCGGAAGAACCTGAAGGAGCGCTGGTCCAGAAAAAACGGTGCGTGGAAAGCTGCAATCTTTGACGCGATGCAGGCTCCTCTCTCCCTCCTCATTTGGGTATACGGGCTTTATGCTGCATTTCTTCCGATTTCTTCCGTGTTCCGTTCGGCAAACGGCACGAATGTCGTGCATTCGGCAGTCCGAAACGTAACTGATGTTCTTGCGACAATAGCGTTGATCTGGTTTCTGTACGGCCTTGTTAACTTGACCGAATTGCGTGCAAAGAGATGGCTGCTCATTTCAGATAAGCGAATTCCCCCGACACTTGTGGGAGTGACCTTTAAGATCATGCGATTCCTCGTGATAGCCGTTGCGGTTCTCATAATGGTGCGCAATCTTACGGGACTCGATGTAGCTCCGCTCATTGCATCTCTCGGACTCGGTGGTTTGGCGGTGGCTCTCGCAGCGAAAGATTCGGTAGCAAACTTCTTTGGTACTTTGACAATAGTCTTCGATAAACCTTTTCAAGTGGGCGAAAGAATTGTTATTGAGAATTATGACGGCACGGTCGAATCGGTGGGATTCAGGAGCACTCGTCTGCGCTCTTCATCGGAAAACACGCTCATAACGATTCCGAATCAAAAGATCATAAATGCTGCAGTCAATAACATGGACCAGCGGCCGTTTCTCCATTGGACTACTCAGCTTCCTCTTTCGCTGCATTCGACTCCGGCACAAATCGAGAAAGCAATCGACATCATCCGAAGCATTCTCGAGAATCATGAAGGTCTGAACTCGAACATGCCTCCCAGAGTCTTCTTTCAAGGACTCAAAGACGCGGGAATGATCATTGACGTGCATGCCTGGTACCATCCTGCCCAATGGTGGGACTATCAGGCTTGGGTTCATCGGACGTA
The sequence above is a segment of the Desulfomonile tiedjei DSM 6799 genome. Coding sequences within it:
- a CDS encoding 3-hydroxybutyryl-CoA dehydrogenase: MKRIGVIGAGLMGAGIAQVAAQSGFDVTLMDVETRFLDKGLSTIEKNLKRTVEKGKLSQPDADAIRGRIHGVLSLAEAANGVDVIIEAVIEKMALKKDVYSELDQHAPAHAIFASNTSALSVTEMAAVTTRPEKFIGMHFFNPVPVMKLVEVISGIATSNETVAAIKELSNKMGKTAIEVQEAPGFVVNRILVPMITEAIFVLQEGLASASEIDEGMKLGANHPMGPLALADLVGLDTLLNVQQHLYEEFGDPKYRPPGLLKKMVRAGRLGRKSGRGFYDYGS
- a CDS encoding radical SAM protein, which codes for MSQSWVPISTILKTAPKLLERPAYAKNVTMIQVDKFLRNIFPRAEEGTAQQIRQCSIRITDLCNLRCHTCGQWGDHGFLRSCSIKELRSREVTPERYIELLHDLKSHGHTPSVYLWGGEPMLYKGSVEIIEEAARLGMAPSIATNGTGLSEQAERLVDAPMFVVQISVDGPDAATHNASRPGSSPSIDNFATITRAIDRITELRKDRKQRLPLIAALTTINNVNYNRLVDIYEVFKDKVDVCVFYLAWWIDEASAEKHTKDFAERFGFQPEKHFGWIGSWRPPDYQVLSDQLKKLNGYAARFDGPAVIIMPPLTEVPQLEQYYTDHDSTFGFDRCVSIFSAVEINSNGDMSPCRDYHDFVVGNVKENTITELWNSERYKVFRKSLSEKGLMPVCTRCCGLMGY
- a CDS encoding trypsin-like serine peptidase, whose product is MKRLVREILAEPSMINDIIRSLRSGELKEIFGNKIEEVYELLKRGDFDKELPANLTLEQIVLLVGRPVLKIRHGTYELPLSSEWNSKLEANRPTIEKAISSVGRIELREHPRYQWLGTGWFVAENIIVTNRHIAEEFSVRNGEDFVFRRNFRNREMKAWIDMREEYNLPDQIELDISKILYVSNNDYDIALLQVVIDSDEKLTPIELADKAPKNGTDVVVIGYPAKDSRSDFEEMERIFGSIYDVKRLAPGKISLSDQDSILKHDCSTLGGNSGSVVLDINSGKAVGLHFGGIYLEGNWAVSSSKVAEILKEFL
- a CDS encoding acyl-CoA dehydrogenase family protein; its protein translation is MQQKERFGLTEEEQMLRDMVRRLAKEKIAAGAEERDRVGEYPYDMLELMKENGLMGVDFPEKYDGMEAGLLAHCIVVEELAKVDASVALIPSCQELGSLPIILAGNHEQKEKYLKPLSTGETLAAFGLTEAKGGSDVAALRTRAVRKGDKYIINGTKTFITNGGVADTYSVYAITDPDLPSHKGASVFIMEKGMPGFTVGKKEHKLGIRCSDTRELIFEDVEVPVENRLGEEGEGFHIMMKTLDFSRPSVAAQALGIAAGAFEYATQYAKERETFGKPIIRHQAIAFKLADMAMKITAARQLLYKTCDLLQAHVGKDLSRVPAEIIRHSSMSKAFCSDTAMATTIEAVQVLGGYGYISEYPVERMMRDAKITQIYEGTNEIQRIVIASTL
- a CDS encoding mechanosensitive ion channel family protein, whose amino-acid sequence is MGRVIYRTVACIAIVTLLSVILFPICFVAYSSDEEIAASALQGEKKNQKKPTDAAALPEKIVSIHTEKIDDTAANLENSVNGAKKFATSILGNWINKPVIFGITLWKVAAMAVIIVCVIIVQALARTMRKNLKERWSRKNGAWKAAIFDAMQAPLSLLIWVYGLYAAFLPISSVFRSANGTNVVHSAVRNVTDVLATIALIWFLYGLVNLTELRAKRWLLISDKRIPPTLVGVTFKIMRFLVIAVAVLIMVRNLTGLDVAPLIASLGLGGLAVALAAKDSVANFFGTLTIVFDKPFQVGERIVIENYDGTVESVGFRSTRLRSSSENTLITIPNQKIINAAVNNMDQRPFLHWTTQLPLSLHSTPAQIEKAIDIIRSILENHEGLNSNMPPRVFFQGLKDAGMIIDVHAWYHPAQWWDYQAWVHRTYLEILKRFEAEGITFAVSPKTVYLADRDYLVQNMLNISKSSTEARIPSE
- a CDS encoding amidohydrolase family protein → MDPFMGNLPADNGPEGARVPDNLPEIVDAHVHLFPDELFEAIWTWFDNFAWPIRYKMRSEEVVEFMLSRGVQRIVGLHYAHRPGIARDLNLYMAGLCREYPEVIGSATVFPGESGTREILKSAFDMGLSAVKLHAHVQYFSLDSPGMHEIYQVCAEHGKPLVMHVGKAPKNPVFPYKIDPDEICGAKHVEPVLRQYPELKVLVPHLGADEFDPFQRLTEQYDNLWLDVAMAIADYLPVKTFPQLQEMRLDRILYGTDFPHLPYAWDRELKYICTLDLSEKDLQAVLGGNALGLFSG